In a single window of the Rhodoferax saidenbachensis genome:
- a CDS encoding YbaK/EbsC family protein encodes MCGAELHSLPDGVRRVADFLQQRNHPHGPQMLDDAARTAQQAADALGVALGQIAKSIIFRRLADDCAVLVITSGDRRVDQKKVEALVGPLGRADAAFVKDRTGFSIGGVAPVAHAQECVTLLDAELFRFDTVWAAAGHPHAVFQLTPAELSALVGVSGTDVVEALAVPAAG; translated from the coding sequence ATGTGTGGAGCGGAATTGCACAGCTTGCCGGATGGCGTGCGTCGCGTTGCGGACTTTTTGCAGCAGCGCAACCACCCCCATGGCCCGCAAATGCTGGACGATGCGGCGCGTACTGCGCAGCAGGCGGCCGACGCGTTGGGTGTGGCACTGGGGCAGATTGCCAAGAGCATCATCTTTCGCCGGCTGGCCGATGACTGCGCGGTGCTGGTTATCACCTCCGGGGACCGCCGGGTGGACCAGAAGAAAGTGGAGGCTCTGGTGGGCCCGCTGGGGCGTGCCGATGCGGCGTTTGTGAAAGACCGCACCGGTTTCTCGATTGGCGGCGTGGCGCCTGTAGCCCATGCACAAGAGTGCGTCACGCTGCTGGATGCCGAGCTGTTCCGTTTTGACACCGTGTGGGCTGCAGCCGGTCATCCGCACGCGGTGTTCCAGCTCACGCCGGCAGAGCTCAGCGCGCTGGTGGGTGTGTCGGGGACCGATGTTGTGGAGGCGCTGGCGGTGCCAGCCGCAGGCTAG
- a CDS encoding 2-hydroxyacid dehydrogenase encodes MKIIYFSPDKDGGTWIPGLQAALPDAQVSLWQPGAPLADYAVVWKPTQQLLDEQTRLKAVFNTGAGVDALMQLRLPAGVPVVRLDDAGMSVQMAEYVCHTVIRHFREFDGYEADMDNGKWSFRKPRSRLDFPVGILGLGVLGERVARAVAQFDFPVNGWSRSAKTLPGVNSFTGEAELDAFLAASRVVVCLLPLTPDTENLLDARRLAKIRAGGYLINVARGAHVVDTDLIAAIDSGHLAGATLDVFRVEPLPQGHPFWQHPKITLTPHTSARTLRSESIAQIAGKIAALERGEPVAGRVDPSRGY; translated from the coding sequence ATGAAGATCATTTATTTCAGCCCGGACAAAGACGGCGGGACCTGGATTCCAGGTTTGCAGGCCGCGTTGCCTGACGCGCAAGTCAGCCTATGGCAGCCCGGCGCACCGCTGGCCGACTACGCCGTGGTGTGGAAACCCACGCAGCAACTGCTGGATGAACAAACCCGACTCAAGGCCGTTTTCAACACCGGAGCTGGTGTCGATGCGCTGATGCAATTGCGGTTGCCCGCAGGCGTGCCCGTGGTGCGGCTGGACGACGCTGGCATGTCGGTGCAGATGGCGGAGTACGTGTGCCACACGGTGATCCGCCATTTCCGCGAGTTTGACGGTTACGAGGCCGACATGGACAACGGCAAGTGGTCGTTTCGCAAGCCGCGCAGCCGGTTGGACTTTCCTGTGGGCATTTTGGGCTTGGGGGTGCTGGGCGAGCGTGTAGCGCGTGCCGTGGCGCAGTTTGATTTTCCGGTCAACGGTTGGAGCCGCTCGGCCAAGACCTTGCCGGGTGTCAACAGTTTTACCGGAGAGGCCGAGCTGGACGCTTTTCTGGCGGCCAGTCGTGTCGTGGTCTGCCTGTTGCCGCTCACGCCTGACACCGAAAATCTGCTGGATGCCCGGCGCCTGGCGAAGATCCGCGCGGGTGGCTACCTGATCAACGTAGCGCGTGGTGCCCACGTGGTGGACACCGACCTGATCGCCGCCATCGACAGCGGCCATCTGGCGGGCGCCACGCTGGATGTGTTCCGTGTGGAGCCGCTGCCCCAGGGCCACCCTTTCTGGCAACACCCCAAGATCACGCTCACGCCGCATACCTCGGCACGCACCCTGCGCAGCGAAAGCATTGCCCAGATCGCAGGCAAGATTGCCGCACTGGAGCGCGGTGAGCCTGTGGCTGGCAGGGTTGATCCATCCCGGGGATACTGA
- a CDS encoding acetyl-CoA carboxylase biotin carboxylase subunit, protein MFTKILIANRGEIACRVAATARRLAIKTVAVYSDADASAKHVAACDESVHIGGSAPKDSYLRWEKIIDAAKATGAQAIHPGYGFLSENEEFAQACAKAGLVFIGPPASAILAMGLKAESKQLMEKAGVPLVPGYHAADQDAALLQREADRIGYPVLIKASAGGGGKGMRAVDKAEDFAAALASCKREAINSFGDDAVLIEKYVQRPRHIEIQVFGDTHGNYVYLFERDCSVQRRHQKVLEEAPAPGMTEAFRQQMGEAAVAAARAVNYVGAGTVEFIVEQKPDGSMTFFFMEMNTRLQVEHPVTEAITRQDLVEWQLRVASGEKLPLQQSELKIQGHAIEARICAENPDNNFLPATGTLHVYGLPEHVTFERAPHAARVDSGVRQGDTISPFYDSMVAKLIVHGATREEALARMDAALAQTHIVGLATNVQFLRHVVTSPSFAQANLDTALIPREAAVLFQQERVGLALAAAADVARTLLDERATEGADPFSKTDGWRSHGVFARRFAFDFHGETVQSVLSYLHDGALHLTVGPHAGVLQFAAAGDAINVQFADQRTLAAVYRKGEVAHVHTAQGATQIIAIDLLAHAGEAQAEGGRLTAPMPGKVVSFAVKAGDPVKKGQALAVMEAMKMEHTIAAPADGVVAELLFAPGEQVTEGAELLRLDTATQ, encoded by the coding sequence ATGTTTACAAAAATTCTGATTGCCAACCGTGGGGAGATTGCCTGCCGCGTCGCTGCAACTGCCAGGCGCTTGGCCATCAAGACTGTCGCTGTGTATTCGGATGCTGACGCGAGCGCCAAACACGTTGCAGCCTGCGATGAGTCTGTGCACATCGGCGGTAGCGCGCCCAAAGACAGCTACCTGCGTTGGGAAAAAATCATTGACGCTGCCAAAGCGACGGGCGCGCAGGCGATCCACCCCGGCTACGGTTTCCTGAGCGAGAATGAAGAGTTCGCGCAGGCCTGCGCCAAAGCCGGGCTGGTGTTCATCGGGCCGCCTGCATCTGCGATTTTGGCGATGGGCCTCAAGGCCGAGTCCAAACAGTTGATGGAAAAAGCCGGCGTGCCGCTGGTGCCGGGTTACCACGCGGCGGACCAGGACGCTGCATTGCTGCAGCGCGAGGCCGACCGTATTGGTTACCCCGTGCTGATCAAGGCCAGCGCCGGTGGTGGTGGCAAGGGGATGCGTGCGGTGGATAAGGCAGAAGACTTCGCCGCCGCACTGGCCAGTTGCAAGCGCGAAGCGATCAACAGCTTTGGCGATGACGCGGTGCTGATCGAAAAATACGTGCAACGCCCGCGCCATATCGAGATCCAGGTGTTTGGCGATACGCATGGCAACTACGTCTACCTGTTCGAGCGCGATTGCTCGGTGCAGCGCCGCCACCAGAAGGTGCTGGAAGAAGCGCCTGCGCCCGGCATGACCGAAGCCTTCCGCCAACAGATGGGCGAAGCCGCGGTGGCTGCGGCGCGCGCGGTGAACTACGTGGGTGCGGGCACAGTTGAATTCATCGTCGAGCAAAAGCCAGATGGCAGCATGACCTTCTTCTTTATGGAGATGAACACGCGCCTGCAGGTGGAGCACCCGGTAACGGAGGCGATCACCCGGCAGGATCTGGTGGAGTGGCAACTGCGCGTCGCATCCGGCGAGAAGCTGCCTTTGCAGCAAAGCGAATTGAAGATTCAGGGCCACGCCATCGAAGCGCGCATCTGCGCCGAGAACCCCGACAACAACTTCCTGCCCGCCACAGGAACGCTGCATGTCTACGGCCTGCCGGAGCATGTGACGTTTGAGCGCGCTCCTCATGCTGCGCGCGTGGACTCGGGTGTGCGTCAGGGCGACACCATCAGCCCCTTTTACGACTCCATGGTCGCCAAGCTGATCGTGCACGGAGCGACCCGCGAGGAGGCGCTGGCGCGCATGGACGCGGCGCTGGCGCAAACCCATATCGTCGGCCTGGCGACCAATGTGCAGTTCCTGCGCCATGTGGTGACCAGCCCGTCGTTTGCCCAGGCCAATCTGGACACGGCACTGATCCCGCGCGAGGCGGCGGTGCTGTTCCAGCAGGAACGTGTGGGCCTGGCGCTGGCCGCTGCCGCCGATGTGGCGCGTACGCTGCTGGACGAGCGTGCCACCGAAGGCGCAGACCCCTTCAGCAAGACCGACGGCTGGCGCAGCCATGGCGTATTTGCGCGCCGTTTTGCGTTTGACTTCCATGGCGAGACGGTGCAGTCGGTGCTGAGCTACCTGCACGATGGTGCGCTGCACCTGACCGTGGGCCCGCATGCGGGCGTGTTGCAGTTTGCCGCAGCCGGTGACGCCATCAATGTGCAGTTTGCAGACCAGCGCACGCTCGCCGCTGTGTATCGAAAAGGCGAGGTAGCCCACGTCCATACTGCGCAAGGCGCTACACAAATCATAGCGATTGACCTGCTGGCACACGCCGGTGAAGCGCAGGCGGAAGGCGGACGCCTGACCGCTCCCATGCCGGGCAAGGTCGTGTCGTTTGCGGTGAAGGCCGGCGACCCGGTCAAGAAAGGCCAGGCGCTGGCGGTGATGGAGGCCATGAAGATGGAGCACACCATTGCAGCGCCCGCCGACGGCGTGGTGGCTGAGCTGCTGTTTGCGCCGGGTGAGCAGGTCACCGAAGGCGCGGAGCTACTGCGTCTGGACACCGCTACTCAATAA
- a CDS encoding carboxyl transferase domain-containing protein codes for MPVLETKLNARSADFVANATAMRALVADLNAQTSKAALGGGEAARAKHTARGKLLPRDRVQMLLDPGTPFLELSPLAALAMYPDRDGTDSAPCAGVIAGIGRVSGVDCMIVCNDATVKGGTYYPLTVKKHLRAQEVAAQNNLPCIYLVDSGGANLPNQDEVFPDRDHFGRIFFNQANMSAQGIAQIAVVMGSCTAGGAYVPAMSDETIIVKNQGTIFLGGPPLVKAATGEVVTAEDLGGGDVHTRLSGVADHLAQNDLHALALAREAIAHLNRNKPQSLVTQAPVAPKFAADELYGVIPTDTRKPFDVREIIARIVDDSELHEFKPRYGATLVCGFAHIEGMPVGIIANNGILFSESALKGAHFIELCCQRKIPLVFLQNITGFMVGRKYENEGIARNGAKMVTAVATAQVPKFTIIIGGSFGAGNYGMCGRAYSPRFLWMWPNARISVMGGEQAASVLATVKRDGIEGKGGAWSADEEEAFKAPIRQQYEVQGHPYFATARLWDDGIIDPADTRRVLALGLSASLNAPIPETKFGVFRM; via the coding sequence ATGCCGGTTCTGGAAACCAAACTCAATGCCCGCTCTGCGGACTTTGTGGCCAACGCCACGGCCATGCGTGCGCTGGTGGCCGACCTGAATGCACAAACCAGCAAAGCTGCACTGGGTGGCGGCGAGGCGGCTCGTGCCAAACACACAGCCCGCGGCAAGCTGCTGCCGCGTGACCGCGTGCAGATGCTGCTGGACCCCGGCACGCCGTTTCTGGAACTCTCCCCGCTGGCCGCGCTGGCCATGTATCCGGACCGTGATGGAACCGACAGTGCGCCTTGCGCGGGTGTGATCGCCGGTATCGGTCGTGTGTCGGGCGTGGACTGCATGATCGTGTGCAACGACGCCACCGTGAAGGGCGGCACCTATTACCCGCTCACCGTCAAAAAGCACTTGCGCGCCCAGGAAGTGGCGGCGCAGAACAACCTGCCTTGTATTTATCTGGTGGACTCGGGTGGCGCGAATCTGCCGAACCAGGACGAGGTGTTCCCCGACCGCGACCACTTCGGCCGCATCTTCTTCAACCAGGCGAATATGAGCGCGCAGGGTATTGCGCAGATCGCCGTGGTCATGGGCTCGTGCACGGCAGGCGGTGCCTACGTGCCCGCCATGAGCGACGAGACCATCATCGTGAAGAACCAGGGCACGATTTTCCTGGGCGGCCCACCGCTGGTGAAGGCTGCCACGGGCGAGGTGGTGACTGCGGAAGACCTGGGTGGCGGCGACGTGCACACGCGCCTGTCCGGTGTGGCTGATCATCTGGCGCAGAACGACCTGCATGCGCTGGCACTGGCGCGTGAAGCCATTGCGCATTTGAATAGAAACAAGCCACAAAGTCTTGTCACACAAGCGCCGGTAGCTCCCAAATTCGCAGCAGACGAGTTGTATGGCGTGATTCCGACGGATACGCGCAAGCCGTTTGACGTGCGCGAAATCATTGCCCGCATCGTGGACGACTCGGAGCTGCACGAGTTCAAGCCGCGCTACGGTGCCACACTGGTCTGTGGCTTTGCCCACATCGAAGGCATGCCGGTGGGCATCATCGCCAACAACGGCATTTTGTTTTCCGAGTCGGCCTTGAAGGGGGCGCACTTTATCGAGCTGTGCTGCCAGCGCAAGATTCCGCTGGTATTCCTGCAGAACATCACCGGCTTCATGGTCGGCCGCAAATACGAGAACGAAGGCATTGCGCGCAACGGTGCCAAGATGGTCACTGCTGTGGCCACGGCCCAGGTGCCCAAGTTCACCATCATCATCGGCGGCAGCTTTGGTGCGGGCAACTACGGCATGTGCGGCCGCGCTTACAGCCCACGCTTCCTCTGGATGTGGCCTAACGCGCGCATCTCGGTGATGGGTGGCGAACAGGCTGCGAGCGTATTGGCCACGGTCAAGCGCGACGGCATCGAAGGCAAGGGCGGCGCCTGGAGTGCGGACGAAGAAGAGGCGTTCAAGGCGCCGATCCGCCAGCAATACGAAGTGCAGGGCCACCCCTATTTCGCCACGGCGCGCCTGTGGGACGACGGCATTATTGACCCCGCCGACACGCGCCGCGTCCTGGCGCTGGGGCTGTCTGCCTCGCTCAACGCGCCTATCCCGGAAACCAAATTCGGCGTGTTCCGCATGTAG
- a CDS encoding HAD family hydrolase yields MKFDAVLFDCDGVLVDSEPITNGVLRDMLQDLGWTLTLQECMDVFVGKAVKDEIAQIEARTGKPLPPEWMAEFRTRRNAALMERAQPIPNVLPAVQQIHAAYGGRIACASGADLPKVLMQMGKTQLLPFFEGFVFSGHDLPRSKPFPDVYLAAAAALGVDAARCAVVEDTVTGIAAGVAAGATVFGYAPQGQRDVLLAAGASQVFADMTELPGLLV; encoded by the coding sequence GTGAAATTTGATGCGGTGTTGTTTGACTGTGATGGTGTGCTGGTGGACAGCGAGCCCATTACCAACGGCGTGTTGCGTGACATGCTGCAGGACCTGGGCTGGACACTCACATTGCAGGAGTGCATGGATGTGTTTGTGGGCAAGGCCGTGAAGGACGAGATTGCCCAGATCGAGGCGCGCACGGGCAAACCGCTGCCCCCTGAATGGATGGCGGAGTTCCGCACACGCCGAAATGCCGCGCTGATGGAGCGGGCCCAGCCCATTCCGAATGTGCTGCCCGCCGTGCAGCAGATCCATGCTGCCTATGGCGGGCGCATCGCCTGCGCCTCGGGTGCCGACCTGCCAAAGGTGCTGATGCAAATGGGTAAGACGCAACTGTTGCCGTTCTTCGAAGGTTTTGTGTTCAGTGGGCACGACCTGCCACGTTCCAAGCCCTTCCCCGATGTGTACCTGGCCGCTGCGGCCGCACTGGGGGTGGACGCAGCGCGCTGCGCGGTGGTGGAAGACACCGTCACCGGCATCGCCGCAGGTGTGGCGGCCGGGGCCACGGTATTTGGCTACGCACCCCAGGGCCAAAGGGATGTTTTGCTGGCGGCGGGCGCCTCCCAGGTGTTTGCCGACATGACGGAGTTGCCCGGGTTACTGGTCTGA
- a CDS encoding DinB family protein, translating into MDARAHFLTLARYNGWATRRLLVALEPVSDAQYRADAGLFFKSIHGTLNHLLVAEHQLWFRRFAEGLSPTVALNAEVEPDRTRLAAALQDGALRWEALIATWQDTVWDGALNYTNMRGQPQSLPFAATLAHVFNHATHHRGQITAALTALGHASPELDMVYLLQGQVP; encoded by the coding sequence ATGGATGCGCGCGCCCATTTCCTCACACTGGCCCGGTACAACGGCTGGGCCACGCGGCGCCTGCTGGTGGCGCTGGAGCCCGTGTCAGACGCACAGTACCGTGCCGATGCGGGCCTGTTTTTCAAATCCATCCACGGCACGCTGAACCACCTGCTGGTGGCCGAACACCAACTGTGGTTCAGGCGCTTTGCCGAAGGCCTGTCGCCCACGGTGGCGCTGAATGCCGAGGTGGAGCCGGACCGCACGCGCCTGGCCGCGGCCTTACAAGACGGCGCACTGCGCTGGGAGGCGTTGATCGCCACCTGGCAGGACACGGTGTGGGACGGTGCGCTGAACTACACCAATATGCGCGGTCAGCCGCAAAGCCTGCCGTTTGCAGCCACGCTGGCCCATGTGTTCAACCACGCTACGCACCACCGCGGCCAGATAACCGCAGCACTCACGGCGTTGGGCCATGCCAGCCCGGAGCTGGATATGGTTTATCTGTTGCAGGGGCAGGTCCCATGA
- a CDS encoding dienelactone hydrolase family protein yields MKRIRASLCGLAVLCALSAVAQTEATPATAEIVMAQDLREEIQHLPVTVKDLYGRQETRQIPVTIFRPQGNGPFPLVIMNHGRAVSEKRAQQGRQRYENLARYLVDKGFVVFVPTRVGYGETYGDFDPESSGNCNALRLEPMTLAASDQVLATLAWAQTLPYVDARRWLVMGQSVGGLTTVATVTRNPPGLVGAINFAGGTGGDPDKHTGQPCSPQATERLWLDKASGAKVPMLWLYWANDKYWGEATPKRWHNAWVSGGGAAEFHTLPAAGTDGHSGLLIDMDTWVPLVEQYLRKVGFATSGVIVRPLATAYARVDEADKVPVNKATQDGLYRKFLEAKTPRAFAVGKKGSSGYATGDWAIGRAIGFCQARRGDSCKLYAVDDQVVWTKD; encoded by the coding sequence ATGAAACGAATACGCGCATCACTGTGCGGGCTTGCCGTGTTGTGCGCGCTGTCTGCAGTCGCGCAGACCGAAGCGACACCGGCGACGGCAGAGATTGTCATGGCGCAAGACCTGCGCGAAGAGATACAGCACTTGCCGGTGACGGTGAAGGACCTGTATGGCCGGCAGGAAACGCGGCAGATTCCCGTGACCATCTTCCGCCCGCAGGGCAATGGCCCGTTCCCGCTGGTGATCATGAACCATGGCCGGGCTGTGAGTGAGAAGCGCGCGCAACAGGGCCGCCAACGGTATGAAAATCTGGCGCGTTACCTGGTGGACAAGGGTTTTGTGGTGTTTGTGCCCACACGCGTGGGCTATGGTGAAACTTATGGTGATTTCGACCCCGAAAGCTCAGGCAATTGCAATGCCTTGCGCCTGGAGCCCATGACCCTGGCGGCCTCGGACCAGGTGCTGGCGACGCTGGCTTGGGCGCAAACGCTGCCTTATGTAGATGCCCGGCGTTGGCTGGTGATGGGCCAGTCGGTGGGAGGCTTAACCACGGTGGCGACGGTCACGCGCAATCCGCCGGGGCTGGTCGGCGCCATCAATTTCGCCGGCGGTACCGGGGGCGATCCTGACAAGCACACCGGCCAGCCCTGCTCGCCCCAGGCCACCGAACGCCTGTGGCTGGACAAGGCGTCGGGTGCCAAGGTGCCTATGCTGTGGCTGTACTGGGCCAATGACAAATACTGGGGTGAGGCTACTCCGAAGCGCTGGCACAACGCTTGGGTCAGTGGTGGCGGTGCGGCCGAATTTCACACCCTGCCCGCAGCAGGCACGGATGGACACAGCGGCCTGTTGATTGACATGGACACCTGGGTACCCCTGGTGGAGCAGTACCTGCGCAAAGTGGGCTTTGCCACATCGGGCGTGATTGTCCGGCCACTGGCCACCGCGTATGCGAGAGTGGACGAAGCGGACAAAGTGCCGGTCAACAAAGCGACGCAAGACGGCCTGTACCGCAAGTTCCTGGAGGCCAAGACGCCACGCGCATTTGCAGTGGGCAAGAAGGGCTCTTCGGGGTATGCCACCGGCGACTGGGCCATTGGCCGCGCCATCGGGTTTTGCCAGGCCCGCAGGGGCGACAGCTGCAAGCTGTACGCCGTAGACGATCAAGTGGTGTGGACCAAAGATTAG
- a CDS encoding MBL fold metallo-hydrolase, with translation MTRPLPAGITVFERGWLSSNNILIQGAGHAALIDSGYCTHAEQTLALVGHALQERPLDLLLNTHLHSDHCGGNAALQAAYPMLQTLIPPGHAEQVRVWDASALTYEATGQQCPRFRFDATLQPGTEIDLGGTPWQIHVAPGHDPHSVILFEPASRTLVSADALWERGFGVVFPELDGQDAFDEVAATLDVIERLQPALVIPGHGAPFADAPTAIAFARQRLNGFVQNPAKHLQYAAKVLLKFKLLEQQQMEQDALLAWAQGTPYFATTFAKHFASQPFAEAAGQLVQDLVRSGAATVQGTVVYNA, from the coding sequence ACAACATTCTGATTCAGGGTGCGGGCCATGCGGCGTTGATCGATAGTGGGTATTGCACGCATGCGGAGCAGACCCTGGCGCTGGTAGGCCACGCACTGCAAGAGCGCCCGCTGGATCTGCTGCTCAACACCCATTTGCACAGCGATCACTGTGGCGGCAATGCTGCGTTGCAGGCCGCCTATCCCATGCTGCAGACACTGATTCCACCGGGCCACGCGGAGCAGGTGCGCGTGTGGGACGCTAGCGCGCTGACGTATGAAGCGACAGGGCAGCAATGCCCGCGCTTTCGTTTTGATGCGACGTTGCAGCCTGGCACCGAGATCGACCTGGGCGGAACGCCGTGGCAGATCCATGTAGCACCCGGGCATGACCCGCATTCAGTGATTCTGTTCGAGCCCGCCAGTCGCACGCTGGTCTCTGCCGATGCTTTGTGGGAACGGGGTTTTGGTGTGGTGTTCCCGGAGCTGGACGGACAGGACGCGTTTGACGAGGTGGCTGCGACGCTGGATGTGATCGAACGCCTGCAGCCCGCGCTGGTGATTCCCGGCCACGGCGCACCGTTTGCCGACGCGCCCACGGCCATTGCTTTTGCACGCCAGCGCCTCAATGGTTTTGTGCAAAACCCGGCTAAACACCTGCAGTACGCCGCCAAGGTGTTGCTCAAGTTCAAGCTGCTGGAGCAGCAGCAGATGGAACAGGACGCGCTGCTGGCCTGGGCCCAGGGCACACCGTATTTCGCCACCACCTTTGCCAAGCACTTTGCCAGCCAGCCGTTTGCAGAGGCCGCGGGCCAACTGGTGCAGGACCTGGTGCGCTCGGGCGCTGCCACGGTGCAGGGCACGGTGGTGTACAACGCCTGA
- a CDS encoding YchJ family protein, which translates to MKTLALDKPCPCGRVGAKPKALAYSECCGRWIETDTPAPDAESLMRSRYGAFVLEREAYLLSTWHPGNRPGGVEFEPGVKWLGLDVRSHTLRGADHAQVEFVARQKPATGAAVRLHERSRFVRENGRWLYVDGDAL; encoded by the coding sequence ATGAAGACACTGGCTTTGGACAAGCCTTGCCCGTGTGGACGTGTGGGCGCCAAACCAAAGGCACTGGCGTATAGCGAATGTTGCGGGCGTTGGATCGAGACAGACACTCCAGCCCCTGATGCCGAGAGCCTGATGCGCAGCCGTTACGGCGCGTTTGTGCTGGAGCGCGAAGCGTATTTGCTGTCGACCTGGCACCCAGGCAATCGCCCTGGCGGTGTGGAGTTTGAACCCGGTGTGAAATGGCTGGGGCTGGATGTGCGCAGCCATACGCTGCGGGGCGCAGATCATGCGCAGGTGGAGTTTGTGGCGCGCCAAAAGCCTGCCACCGGCGCCGCAGTGCGATTACATGAGCGCAGCCGATTTGTACGGGAAAACGGTCGCTGGCTGTACGTGGATGGAGATGCCTTGTGA
- a CDS encoding hydroxymethylglutaryl-CoA lyase has protein sequence MALPNRVKIIDVGPRDGLQNEKQPVPAAIKVELVHRLQAAGLKDIEVTSFVSPKWVPQMGDNAEVMAGIQRQSGVRYSVLTPNMKGFEAAVLSKPDEIVVFGAASEAFSQKNINCSIAESIERFRPVVQAAVAQGIAVRGAISCAVGCPYEGEIAPERVELVARLMADIGVQHVGVADTIGVGTPSKVQRALEVTLKHYDIDHVSGHYHDTYGMALANTLASLEMGIWNYDTSVAGLGGCPYAKGATGNVATEDVVYMLHGMGIETGIDLDKLIDAGKFISDFLERKPHSRAANALLTKRAG, from the coding sequence ATGGCTTTACCCAACCGCGTCAAGATCATCGATGTAGGCCCGCGCGACGGCCTGCAGAACGAAAAACAACCGGTGCCCGCCGCCATCAAGGTCGAGCTGGTGCATCGCTTGCAGGCAGCCGGCCTCAAGGACATTGAAGTTACCAGTTTTGTCTCGCCCAAGTGGGTGCCGCAGATGGGGGACAACGCCGAAGTGATGGCGGGCATCCAGCGCCAGTCTGGCGTGCGCTATTCGGTGCTCACGCCGAACATGAAGGGTTTCGAGGCCGCAGTGCTCTCCAAACCCGATGAGATCGTGGTGTTTGGCGCGGCCAGCGAGGCTTTCAGCCAGAAGAACATCAACTGTTCGATTGCCGAGAGCATCGAGCGTTTCCGCCCCGTGGTGCAGGCGGCTGTGGCCCAGGGCATCGCGGTGCGCGGTGCGATTTCGTGCGCGGTGGGTTGCCCGTATGAGGGCGAGATTGCGCCCGAACGTGTGGAGCTGGTGGCACGGCTGATGGCCGACATTGGTGTGCAGCATGTAGGCGTGGCCGACACCATTGGCGTGGGCACGCCCTCCAAGGTACAGCGCGCGCTGGAAGTGACGCTCAAGCACTACGACATCGACCATGTCTCCGGCCACTACCACGACACCTACGGCATGGCACTGGCCAACACGCTGGCCAGCCTGGAGATGGGTATCTGGAACTACGACACCTCGGTGGCGGGACTGGGTGGCTGTCCCTATGCCAAGGGCGCTACGGGCAATGTGGCGACCGAGGACGTGGTCTACATGCTGCACGGCATGGGTATTGAGACCGGTATCGATCTGGACAAGCTCATTGATGCGGGCAAGTTCATCAGTGACTTCCTGGAGCGCAAGCCGCATTCGCGTGCGGCCAATGCGCTGCTGACCAAGAGGGCGGGATGA
- a CDS encoding rhodanese-like domain-containing protein, translated as MPVTKSSRALVDEATAQITTYSVAQVLQRLQDPKVQLVDIRDPRELQDGTALNAFPVPRGLLEFWVDPASPYHKPIFADDSKEFILFCALGWRSALATKTLQDMGMTNVAHIEGGYIAWVEQGGPTETLEQQKARRAAKA; from the coding sequence ATGCCCGTGACCAAATCATCCCGCGCCCTGGTAGACGAAGCCACGGCGCAGATCACCACCTACTCGGTGGCCCAGGTGCTGCAGCGCTTGCAAGACCCCAAAGTGCAACTGGTGGATATCCGTGATCCGCGCGAGCTGCAGGACGGTACCGCGCTGAACGCCTTCCCCGTACCGCGCGGCCTGCTGGAGTTCTGGGTCGACCCTGCGTCGCCATACCATAAGCCGATTTTTGCGGATGACTCCAAGGAGTTCATCCTGTTCTGCGCCCTGGGCTGGCGCAGCGCGCTGGCCACCAAGACGCTGCAGGATATGGGGATGACCAATGTGGCCCATATCGAAGGCGGCTACATCGCCTGGGTGGAGCAGGGCGGCCCGACGGAAACGCTGGAGCAGCAAAAAGCGCGGCGCGCAGCCAAGGCATGA